The following proteins are co-located in the Frigidibacter mobilis genome:
- a CDS encoding deoxyguanosinetriphosphate triphosphohydrolase produces MLAPYACQPAASRGRLHPENMSTFRSPFQRDRDRIIHSSAFRRLKHKTQVFVEHEGDYYRTRLTHTIEVAQVARTIAGQLGLNTDLAEAVALAHDLGHPPFGHTGEDALALLMAPYGGFDHNAQALRIVTRLERHYADFDGLNLTWETLEGIAKHNGPVTGPHASGSHAVGSGPLPYALAAVNALWDLDLGTFASAEAQVAAVADDVAYNHHDLHDGLRAGLFTEADLMELPVTGPAFAEVDRLWPGLDLARRRHEALRRVFGVMVEDVIAVARGRLQASNPQSVDEIRAMDGPIIRFSKPLYQNLKAIKSFLFTRMYRAPPVLVERQRVTAVVNDLFPLFLAQPGLLPEDWQGDVAAAGADRTALARVVLDYVAGMTDRFALQEHARLIGGND; encoded by the coding sequence ATGCTTGCACCCTATGCCTGCCAGCCCGCGGCCAGCCGCGGCCGGCTCCATCCTGAGAACATGTCCACCTTCCGCTCGCCGTTCCAGCGCGACAGGGACCGGATCATCCATTCCTCGGCCTTCCGGCGGCTCAAGCACAAGACCCAGGTCTTTGTCGAGCATGAGGGCGATTATTACCGCACCCGCCTGACCCACACGATAGAGGTGGCGCAGGTGGCGCGCACCATTGCCGGGCAGCTGGGGCTGAACACCGACCTGGCCGAGGCGGTGGCGCTGGCCCATGACCTTGGCCACCCGCCTTTCGGCCATACCGGCGAGGATGCTCTGGCGCTGCTGATGGCGCCCTATGGCGGCTTCGATCATAACGCGCAGGCGTTGCGCATCGTCACCCGGCTGGAACGGCATTACGCCGATTTCGACGGGCTGAACCTGACCTGGGAAACGCTGGAGGGCATCGCCAAGCATAATGGCCCGGTCACCGGCCCCCATGCCAGCGGCAGCCATGCGGTCGGCAGCGGGCCATTGCCCTACGCGCTGGCTGCGGTGAACGCGCTGTGGGACCTCGACCTGGGCACCTTCGCCTCGGCCGAGGCGCAGGTGGCGGCGGTGGCCGATGATGTCGCCTACAACCACCATGACCTGCATGACGGCCTGCGCGCCGGGCTCTTCACCGAGGCCGATCTGATGGAGCTGCCGGTGACCGGCCCAGCCTTCGCCGAGGTGGACAGGCTCTGGCCCGGGCTCGATCTCGCGCGGCGGCGGCACGAGGCGCTGCGCCGGGTGTTCGGGGTGATGGTCGAGGATGTGATCGCCGTCGCACGGGGCCGCCTGCAGGCCAGCAACCCGCAATCGGTGGACGAGATCCGCGCGATGGACGGGCCGATCATCCGATTTTCCAAACCGCTCTACCAGAACCTCAAGGCGATCAAGTCCTTCCTGTTCACCCGCATGTATCGTGCGCCGCCGGTTCTGGTCGAGCGCCAGCGCGTCACGGCAGTGGTCAACGACCTGTTCCCGCTGTTCCTCGCGCAGCCCGGCCTGCTGCCCGAGGACTGGCAGGGCGATGTCGCGGCTGCGGGCGCCGACCGGACCGCGCTTGCCCGCGTGGTGCTCGACTACGTCGCCGGCATGACCGACCGTTTCGCCCTGCAGGAACATGCGCGCCTCATCGGCGGCAACGACTGA
- a CDS encoding SPOR domain-containing protein, giving the protein MAADPKGYGQYRGGYAPEPDPDYADDGGPYATAVWWNPAEDAEGEFGAELPEPRSKMRRTAQKFVNSAGALTSLALIVGLGVWGYKLAVRDVTGVPVIAALEGPARVAPENPGGELAQHTGLAVNTVAAVGEAAGTANELRLAPYPTSLADEDLPMAAMGGVSLARRDHLAPVEAVQPIAAARGVPPEPLPDEAPEPILDPPVVADTDAAVALALDEALAEPAPAAAAATPAPRAIPASVPGVARSPRPQPRSQGALPTGVVALAAADAAAEAALPGFSDIDPSTLPAGTRLVQLGAFDNEAQARDEWNRIALKFGPLMAGKGRVIQPAESAGRVFYRLRATGFGDLADARRFCAALVGKDLHCIPVQVR; this is encoded by the coding sequence ATGGCAGCGGATCCCAAGGGTTACGGGCAATATCGGGGCGGTTACGCCCCGGAGCCGGACCCCGACTATGCGGACGATGGCGGCCCCTATGCCACGGCGGTCTGGTGGAACCCGGCCGAAGATGCAGAAGGTGAATTCGGCGCCGAGTTGCCGGAGCCGCGCAGCAAGATGCGCCGCACGGCGCAGAAATTCGTAAACAGTGCCGGCGCGCTCACCTCGCTGGCGCTGATCGTCGGACTGGGCGTCTGGGGCTACAAGCTGGCCGTGCGCGACGTGACCGGCGTTCCGGTGATCGCGGCACTGGAAGGGCCGGCCCGCGTCGCCCCCGAAAATCCCGGCGGAGAGCTTGCACAGCATACAGGGCTTGCCGTCAACACGGTGGCTGCAGTTGGCGAGGCGGCCGGAACCGCCAATGAGCTGCGCCTTGCCCCGTACCCCACCAGCCTTGCCGATGAGGACCTGCCGATGGCTGCGATGGGCGGTGTCAGTCTGGCGCGGCGTGACCACCTTGCCCCGGTCGAGGCCGTGCAGCCGATCGCGGCCGCCCGCGGTGTGCCGCCCGAACCCCTGCCTGACGAGGCGCCCGAACCGATCCTCGATCCGCCGGTGGTGGCTGATACCGATGCCGCGGTGGCGCTGGCGCTGGACGAAGCCCTTGCAGAGCCGGCGCCCGCAGCAGCTGCCGCAACCCCGGCGCCCAGGGCCATTCCCGCATCTGTCCCGGGCGTTGCCCGTTCGCCGCGCCCGCAGCCGCGCTCGCAAGGCGCATTGCCCACTGGCGTTGTGGCACTGGCCGCGGCCGATGCCGCGGCCGAGGCGGCGCTGCCCGGCTTCAGCGACATCGACCCCTCGACCCTGCCCGCCGGAACGCGGCTGGTGCAGCTCGGTGCCTTCGACAACGAGGCGCAGGCGCGCGACGAATGGAACCGCATCGCGCTGAAGTTCGGGCCGCTGATGGCCGGCAAGGGCAGGGTGATCCAGCCCGCCGAAAGCGCGGGGCGTGTCTTCTACCGGCTGCGCGCCACCGGCTTTGGCGATCTGGCCGATGCGCGGCGCTTCTGCGCGGCGCTGGTCGGCAAGGACCTGCACTGCATCCCGGTCCAGGTGCGCTGA
- a CDS encoding segregation and condensation protein A, producing MAEESWQTEVAERRASEALIVDVDGFEGPLDLLLTLSRSQKVDLRKISVLQLAEQYLRFVEEAKALRIELAADYLVMAAWLAFLKSRLLLPPDPTEEGPSAEDLAAHLAYQLERLAAMREAAARLMARDQKGRDFFVRGAPDASGVVRRVRYTASLLDLMQAYARIRTRDEFRPFVMDRHDVYTMDNALERLRGLIGYAGDWTDLVAYLPEGWTADPVRRKSATAATFAATLELAKRGLIELRQSGTFEPISLRRKDP from the coding sequence ATGGCGGAAGAGAGCTGGCAGACAGAGGTTGCCGAACGCCGCGCCTCCGAGGCGCTGATCGTCGATGTCGACGGGTTCGAGGGCCCGCTCGACCTGCTGCTGACGCTCTCGCGCAGCCAGAAGGTCGACCTGCGCAAGATTTCGGTGCTGCAACTGGCCGAGCAATACCTGCGCTTCGTCGAAGAGGCCAAGGCGCTGCGGATCGAGCTGGCGGCGGATTACCTGGTGATGGCCGCCTGGCTCGCCTTCCTCAAATCCCGGCTGCTGCTGCCGCCCGATCCGACCGAGGAAGGCCCCTCGGCCGAGGATCTGGCCGCGCACCTCGCCTATCAGCTGGAACGGCTGGCCGCGATGCGCGAGGCTGCCGCCCGGCTGATGGCGCGTGACCAGAAGGGGCGCGACTTCTTCGTGCGCGGCGCGCCCGATGCCTCGGGTGTCGTGCGCCGCGTGCGCTACACCGCCAGCCTGCTGGACCTGATGCAGGCCTATGCCCGCATCCGCACCCGTGACGAGTTCCGCCCTTTCGTGATGGACCGCCACGATGTCTACACGATGGACAACGCGTTGGAGCGTCTGCGCGGGCTGATCGGCTATGCCGGTGACTGGACCGACCTTGTCGCCTACCTGCCCGAAGGTTGGACCGCCGACCCCGTCCGTCGCAAGTCGGCTACCGCCGCCACCTTTGCCGCCACGCTGGAACTGGCCAAGCGCGGCCTGATCGAGCTGCGCCAGTCCGGCACGTTCGAACCGATCTCGCTGCGCCGCAAGGATCCCTGA
- the argS gene encoding arginine--tRNA ligase, whose translation MNLFSDIRALVIRNLEAMAAEGALPAGLDMAAVSVEPPRDPAHGDMATNAAMVLAKPAGQSPRVIAEALAARLAADPRLTTAEVAGPGFLNLRLSPAEWQGVVRAALRAPEAYGRSDIGRGRKVNVEFVSANPTGPMHVGHTRGAVFGDALAALLAYAGHEVTREYYVNDGGAQVDVLARSAYERYREANGLEPEIREGLYPGDYLVPVGEALKAKYGESLLGKPEADWIDDIRAFAIDAMMEMIRSDLALLGVKMDIYSSEKALYGTGKIEAALDTLRGMDLIYEGILEPPKGKTPEDWEPRQQTLFRSTLHGDDVDRPVMKSDGSWTYFAPDIAYHYDKVQRGYDALIDVFGADHGGYVKRMKAAVSALSNGRVPLDIKLIQLVKLWKNGEPFKMSKRAGTFVTLRDVVEQAGADVTRFVMLTRKNDMALDFDFDKVLDQSKDNPVFYVQYAHARIRSVLRKAAEAGLAVDDAALCAADLSRIGHEAELGLARKIAEWPRLVEIAARSNEPHRIAFYLYELASDLHSLWNRGNEEPGLRFMQEDSAASQAKIALARATGVVISAGLGILGVTPAEEMR comes from the coding sequence ATGAACCTCTTTTCCGATATCCGCGCGCTGGTGATCCGCAATCTCGAGGCGATGGCCGCAGAGGGGGCTCTGCCCGCCGGGCTCGACATGGCCGCCGTCTCGGTAGAACCGCCGCGCGATCCGGCGCATGGCGACATGGCGACCAATGCCGCGATGGTGCTGGCCAAGCCCGCCGGCCAGTCGCCGCGCGTCATTGCCGAGGCACTGGCGGCCCGGCTGGCTGCCGATCCGCGCCTGACCACGGCCGAGGTTGCAGGTCCGGGCTTCCTGAACCTGCGCCTCTCGCCCGCCGAATGGCAGGGCGTGGTCCGCGCCGCGCTTCGCGCCCCCGAGGCTTACGGGCGATCCGACATCGGTCGTGGCCGCAAGGTCAATGTCGAATTTGTCTCTGCCAACCCCACCGGCCCGATGCATGTCGGCCATACCCGCGGCGCGGTGTTCGGCGATGCGCTGGCGGCGCTTCTGGCTTATGCGGGCCATGAGGTGACGCGGGAATACTACGTCAACGACGGCGGCGCGCAGGTCGATGTACTGGCGCGCTCGGCCTATGAGCGATACCGTGAGGCCAATGGGCTGGAGCCTGAGATCCGCGAAGGCCTCTATCCCGGCGACTACCTCGTGCCGGTGGGCGAGGCGCTGAAGGCGAAATACGGAGAAAGCCTGCTGGGCAAGCCCGAGGCGGACTGGATCGACGACATCCGCGCCTTCGCCATCGACGCGATGATGGAGATGATCCGCTCCGACCTCGCCCTCCTCGGGGTGAAGATGGATATCTATTCCAGCGAAAAGGCGCTCTACGGCACCGGCAAGATCGAGGCGGCGTTGGACACCCTGCGCGGCATGGACCTGATCTATGAAGGCATTCTGGAGCCCCCGAAGGGCAAGACCCCCGAGGATTGGGAGCCGCGCCAGCAGACCCTGTTCCGCTCCACCCTGCACGGTGATGATGTCGACCGCCCGGTGATGAAGTCCGACGGCAGCTGGACCTATTTCGCCCCCGATATCGCCTATCACTACGACAAGGTGCAGCGCGGCTATGATGCGCTGATCGACGTGTTCGGCGCCGATCACGGCGGCTATGTCAAGCGGATGAAGGCCGCCGTCTCGGCGCTGTCGAACGGCCGGGTGCCGCTCGATATCAAGCTGATCCAGTTGGTCAAGCTGTGGAAGAACGGCGAGCCGTTCAAGATGTCCAAGCGTGCGGGCACCTTCGTCACCCTGCGCGACGTTGTCGAGCAGGCGGGCGCCGATGTCACCCGCTTCGTCATGCTGACCCGCAAGAACGACATGGCGCTGGATTTCGACTTCGACAAGGTGCTGGACCAGTCCAAGGATAACCCGGTCTTCTATGTGCAATACGCCCATGCCCGCATCCGCTCGGTGCTGCGCAAGGCGGCCGAGGCGGGGCTGGCGGTGGACGATGCCGCGCTTTGCGCCGCCGATCTGTCCCGGATCGGGCATGAGGCAGAACTGGGACTGGCGCGCAAGATCGCCGAATGGCCGCGGCTGGTGGAAATCGCCGCCCGCAGCAATGAGCCGCACCGCATCGCCTTCTACCTCTACGAACTGGCTTCCGACCTGCACAGCCTGTGGAATCGCGGCAACGAAGAGCCGGGCCTGCGCTTCATGCAAGAGGATTCAGCCGCCTCACAGGCGAAAATCGCCCTTGCCCGGGCCACGGGCGTTGTCATTTCTGCAGGTCTTGGTATCCTTGGCGTCACCCCGGCAGAGGAAATGCGCTGA
- a CDS encoding MFS transporter gives MMATPRDKGNFRGLPRSIWALGFVSMLMDISSEMIHGLLPVFLVTVMGASTVTVGLIEGIGEATANITKLASGLISDRWGRRKPLAALGYGLSTLSKPLFALAPSAGIVLGARFADRVGKGIRGAPRDALVGELAPPGKRGAAFGLRQSLDSVGAFVGPLLAIALMAVFSDQFRTVFWLAAIPGVLAVLLLVLVVREPARAPVATPRPTPISLRNPGALGRHFWGVVALGGVMTLARFTEAFVILRAENLGLALALAPLILVVVSLVYAASAYPVGILSDRIGRTGLLASGFLVLIAADAVLALAGSLSAVFAGAALWGLHLGLTQGLLSALVAEHAPVDLKATAFGVFNLVTGIALLLASLLAGALWQLFGPAATFWTSGALAMAGLAGFLIVSRKRPAAPTPDP, from the coding sequence ATGATGGCGACGCCGCGAGACAAGGGCAATTTTCGCGGCTTGCCGCGAAGTATCTGGGCGCTCGGCTTTGTCAGCATGCTGATGGATATCTCGTCCGAGATGATCCACGGGCTGTTGCCGGTGTTTCTGGTCACTGTGATGGGGGCCAGCACCGTGACCGTGGGCCTGATCGAGGGTATCGGCGAAGCAACGGCGAACATCACCAAGCTGGCCTCGGGCCTGATCAGCGACCGCTGGGGCAGGCGCAAACCGCTGGCGGCTCTGGGCTATGGGCTGTCCACCCTCTCTAAACCGCTGTTCGCGCTGGCGCCCTCGGCGGGGATCGTCCTGGGCGCGCGGTTTGCCGACCGGGTGGGCAAGGGCATTCGCGGTGCGCCGCGCGATGCGCTGGTGGGGGAACTGGCACCGCCCGGTAAACGGGGCGCGGCCTTTGGCCTGCGACAATCGCTGGACAGCGTCGGGGCCTTTGTCGGCCCGCTGCTGGCAATCGCGCTGATGGCGGTATTCTCGGACCAGTTCCGCACTGTGTTCTGGCTGGCGGCGATCCCGGGTGTGCTGGCGGTTCTGCTTCTGGTTCTGGTGGTGCGCGAACCCGCGCGCGCGCCGGTCGCCACGCCACGGCCCACACCGATCAGCCTGCGCAATCCGGGCGCCCTGGGACGGCATTTCTGGGGTGTGGTGGCGCTTGGCGGAGTGATGACATTGGCGCGGTTCACCGAGGCCTTCGTGATTCTGCGCGCCGAAAACCTGGGTCTGGCGCTGGCATTGGCGCCGCTGATCCTGGTGGTCGTGAGCCTGGTCTACGCGGCGTCGGCCTATCCGGTCGGCATCCTGTCGGACCGGATCGGGCGCACCGGGCTGTTGGCGTCGGGGTTCTTGGTGCTGATCGCCGCCGACGCGGTCCTGGCGCTCGCCGGGTCTTTGTCGGCGGTCTTTGCGGGCGCGGCGCTCTGGGGGCTGCATCTGGGGCTGACGCAGGGGCTGTTGTCGGCGCTGGTGGCCGAGCACGCGCCGGTGGACCTGAAGGCCACCGCCTTTGGCGTGTTCAACCTGGTGACGGGCATCGCCCTGTTGCTAGCCAGCCTTCTGGCGGGCGCGCTTTGGCAACTGTTCGGACCGGCGGCCACCTTCTGGACCAGCGGCGCACTGGCAATGGCGGGGCTGGCGGGGTTCCTGATCGTGTCCCGCAAGCGGCCCGCCGCGCCAACACCAGACCCCTAG
- the xth gene encoding exodeoxyribonuclease III translates to MKIATFNINGIKARIEALPAWLAEATPEVVLLQEIKSVDEGFPAEIFEDMGYRVETHGQKGFNGVAILSRLPLEDIRRGLPGDAEDLQARWIEAIVIGERALRVCGLYLPNGNPAPGPKYDYKLAWMARMEARVREVIAAEEAAIFAGDYNVIPQPEDAARPEAWTDDALFLPKTRAAYRRLLNLGLTDAFRAREPRPGHYSFWDYQAGAWERNNGIRIDHLLLTPQAADMLTAAGIDKQVRGREKPSDHVPVWVEVGSRA, encoded by the coding sequence ATGAAGATCGCCACCTTCAATATCAACGGCATCAAGGCCCGGATCGAGGCGCTGCCCGCCTGGCTGGCCGAGGCCACGCCCGAAGTGGTGCTGCTGCAGGAGATCAAGTCGGTGGACGAGGGCTTCCCGGCCGAGATCTTCGAGGACATGGGCTACCGGGTCGAAACCCACGGCCAGAAGGGCTTCAACGGCGTGGCGATCCTGTCGCGGCTGCCGCTGGAGGATATCCGCCGCGGGTTGCCCGGCGACGCCGAGGACCTGCAGGCGCGCTGGATCGAGGCGATCGTGATCGGCGAGCGGGCACTGCGGGTCTGCGGGCTGTACCTGCCCAACGGCAACCCGGCGCCGGGGCCGAAATACGACTACAAGCTGGCCTGGATGGCGCGGATGGAGGCACGGGTGCGCGAGGTGATCGCGGCCGAGGAAGCGGCGATCTTCGCGGGCGATTACAACGTGATCCCCCAGCCCGAGGATGCCGCCCGCCCCGAGGCCTGGACCGACGACGCGCTGTTCCTGCCCAAGACGCGGGCCGCGTATCGCCGCCTGCTGAACCTCGGCCTGACCGACGCCTTCCGCGCCCGCGAGCCGCGGCCGGGGCATTACAGCTTCTGGGACTATCAGGCTGGAGCCTGGGAGCGGAACAACGGCATCCGCATCGACCATCTGCTGCTGACCCCGCAAGCCGCCGACATGCTGACGGCGGCGGGGATCGACAAGCAGGTGCGCGGTCGGGAGAAGCCGTCCGACCATGTGCCGGTGTGGGTGGAGGTAGGGTCACGGGCCTGA
- the nagZ gene encoding beta-N-acetylhexosaminidase, which translates to MVAVGATILGCLGTGLSASEAAFFRDADPFGFILFARNIENPQQVARLTASLRAAVGRDAPVMVDQEGGRVQRLRAPHWYEWLPPLDQMAATREGAAARAVWLRYRLIAEELRACGIDANCAPTADIACAQTHPFLHNRCFGTDAATVTLAARACAEGLLAGGVLPVMKHLPGHGRASADSHQSLPRVDASRADLLANDFAPFAALADLPMAMTAHIVFTALDADRPATASPLMISLIRQEIGFGGLLMTDDIGMHALTGGFGARAAAALAAGCDLVLHCNGDMAEMQAVAAASGCLTPAATTRAQAALAQRGKPAPIDSTALRAELLTLLHTGG; encoded by the coding sequence ATCGTGGCAGTTGGCGCCACCATCCTCGGCTGCCTCGGCACCGGGCTTTCCGCCAGCGAGGCGGCCTTCTTCCGGGATGCCGATCCTTTCGGCTTCATCCTCTTTGCCCGCAACATCGAGAACCCGCAGCAGGTCGCCCGCCTGACCGCCAGCCTGCGCGCGGCGGTGGGGCGCGACGCGCCGGTGATGGTGGATCAGGAGGGCGGGCGGGTGCAGCGGCTGCGCGCCCCCCACTGGTACGAATGGTTGCCCCCCCTCGACCAGATGGCCGCCACGCGTGAAGGGGCCGCTGCCCGCGCCGTCTGGCTGCGTTACCGGCTGATTGCCGAGGAACTGCGCGCGTGCGGCATCGACGCGAACTGCGCGCCCACTGCCGATATCGCCTGCGCCCAGACCCATCCGTTCCTGCACAACCGCTGCTTCGGCACCGATGCCGCCACCGTCACCCTTGCTGCCCGCGCCTGCGCGGAAGGGCTGCTGGCCGGCGGGGTGCTGCCGGTGATGAAGCATCTGCCTGGCCACGGCCGCGCCAGCGCCGACAGCCACCAATCGCTGCCCCGGGTCGATGCCAGCCGCGCCGACCTCTTGGCGAACGATTTCGCCCCCTTCGCCGCACTGGCCGACCTGCCGATGGCGATGACCGCGCATATCGTCTTCACCGCGCTGGACGCGGATCGCCCCGCCACTGCCTCGCCGCTGATGATCTCGCTGATCCGGCAGGAGATCGGCTTTGGCGGGCTCTTGATGACCGACGATATCGGCATGCACGCCCTGACCGGTGGTTTCGGCGCCCGCGCCGCCGCCGCACTGGCCGCGGGCTGCGATCTGGTGCTGCATTGTAATGGCGATATGGCCGAGATGCAGGCGGTGGCGGCGGCCTCGGGCTGCCTGACCCCCGCTGCCACCACCCGAGCGCAGGCCGCCCTCGCGCAGCGTGGCAAGCCTGCCCCCATTGACAGCACAGCTCTTCGAGCAGAACTCTTGACGCTGCTTCACACGGGCGGCTGA
- the scpB gene encoding SMC-Scp complex subunit ScpB encodes MSTKPDTERSLFEAPPIAEQERMIEAILFAATDPVTVADLAQRLPHGCDAAEALAYLRRRYEGRGVRLMRVGDGWAFRTAPDLGHLMHREVTENRKLSRAAIETLAIIAYHQPATRAEIEEIRGVAVSRGTVDQLLELDWIRFGRRRMTPGRPVTFVVTEAFLDHFGLESARDLPGLRELRQAGLLDNRPLPGGMTRGEEDEDEAPGQTELFED; translated from the coding sequence ATGAGCACGAAGCCCGATACCGAACGCTCGCTGTTCGAGGCGCCCCCTATCGCGGAACAGGAACGCATGATCGAGGCGATCCTCTTCGCCGCGACCGACCCGGTGACGGTTGCCGACCTTGCGCAGCGGCTGCCGCATGGCTGCGATGCCGCCGAGGCGCTGGCTTACCTGCGCCGCCGCTATGAGGGACGGGGGGTACGGCTGATGCGCGTCGGCGATGGCTGGGCCTTCCGCACCGCGCCCGACCTTGGCCACCTGATGCACCGCGAGGTGACGGAAAACCGCAAGCTGTCGCGCGCCGCCATCGAGACGCTGGCGATCATCGCCTATCACCAGCCCGCCACCCGCGCCGAGATCGAGGAGATCCGCGGCGTCGCCGTCAGCCGCGGCACCGTCGATCAGCTGCTGGAGCTGGACTGGATCCGCTTCGGCCGCCGCCGCATGACCCCGGGCCGCCCCGTGACCTTTGTCGTGACCGAGGCGTTCCTCGACCATTTTGGGCTGGAAAGCGCCCGCGACCTGCCGGGCCTGCGCGAGTTGCGGCAGGCGGGCCTGCTGGACAACCGCCCGTTGCCCGGCGGCATGACCCGCGGCGAGGAGGACGAGGACGAGGCGCCGGGCCAGACCGAACTGTTCGAGGATTGA
- a CDS encoding HesB/IscA family protein yields MQLPPKVTPRAFARLAEINAAGGGGAKALRVAVEGGGCSGFQYDIRLDDPAPDDLVLEAGGQKVLVDPVSLPFLQNAVIDFSEELIGARFVIENPNASSSCGCGTSFSL; encoded by the coding sequence CTGCAGCTTCCCCCGAAAGTCACCCCCCGCGCCTTTGCGCGTCTGGCCGAGATCAATGCGGCAGGCGGCGGCGGTGCCAAGGCGCTGCGCGTCGCGGTGGAGGGCGGGGGCTGTTCCGGCTTTCAGTATGACATAAGGCTCGATGACCCGGCGCCGGACGATCTGGTGCTGGAGGCAGGGGGCCAGAAGGTGCTGGTCGATCCGGTCTCGCTGCCGTTCCTGCAGAACGCGGTGATCGACTTCTCCGAAGAGCTGATCGGCGCGCGCTTCGTGATCGAGAACCCCAATGCCAGTTCGTCCTGCGGCTGCGGAACCAGCTTTTCGCTGTAG
- a CDS encoding winged helix-turn-helix transcriptional regulator: MLCDQGPQRFGALKRAVPGISTRMLTERLRMLQAAGVIWREQAETIPPAATYGLTPRGNDLHSVLEALGSIAERWKVEGSLKTMPSALVDCSTRQEKLEC; this comes from the coding sequence GTGCTGTGCGATCAGGGTCCGCAAAGGTTCGGGGCACTGAAACGTGCCGTGCCGGGGATATCGACCCGCATGCTGACGGAACGGTTGCGAATGTTGCAGGCGGCCGGGGTGATCTGGCGGGAACAGGCGGAGACTATTCCGCCTGCGGCGACCTATGGCCTGACGCCGCGCGGCAACGACCTGCACAGCGTTCTGGAGGCGCTGGGAAGTATCGCGGAACGATGGAAGGTTGAGGGGTCTTTGAAGACAATGCCTTCGGCGTTGGTTGATTGCTCCACCCGGCAAGAAAAGTTAGAGTGCTGA